From a single Rutidosis leptorrhynchoides isolate AG116_Rl617_1_P2 chromosome 5, CSIRO_AGI_Rlap_v1, whole genome shotgun sequence genomic region:
- the LOC139846901 gene encoding glucose-6-phosphate/phosphate translocator 2, chloroplastic-like, whose protein sequence is MIFSLKQSHITSPVCNSKIIDHRKNTQSQFLVLPPVSNPKINKLLIASNLKPLHVSSIQNFGSLQKSSVACKAYEADRSDGELIVEKVEAARKAKIGVYFATWWFLNVIFNIYNKKVLNAFPYPWLTSLLSLAAGSTIMLISWATKVAEAPNTDLEFWKSLFPVALAHTIGHVAATVSMSKVAVSFTHIIKSGEPAFSVLVSRFILGETFPIAVYLSLIPIIGGCGLSALTELNFNMTGFMGAMISNLAFVFRNIFSKKGMKGKSVSGMNYYACLSLLSLLILTPFAIAVEGPKMWAAGWQNAITEIGPHFVWWVAAQSIFYHLYNQVSYMSLDEISPLTFSIGNTMKRISVIVSSIIIFRTPVQPINALGAAIAIFGTFLYSQAKQ, encoded by the exons ATGATCTTTTCATTAAAGCAATCGCATATAACAAGTCCTGTATGCAATTCCAAGATCATTGATCATCGGAAAAATACTCAATCACAATTCTTGGTTTTACCGCCTGTTTCTAACCCTAAAATTAACAAACTTTTAATTGCCTCAAATTTAAAACCTTTACATGTATCTTCAATTCAAAATTTTGGGTCATTACAGAAATCAAGTGTTGCATGTAAGGCATATGAAGCTGATAGATCTGATGGGGAATTAATTGTTGAAAAAGTTGAAGCAGCAAGAAAGGCTAAAATTGGTGTTTATTTTGCAACATGGTGGTttttaaatgttatttttaatatttataataaaaaggtTTTGAATGCTTTTCCGTATCCATGGTTGACGTCACTGTTATCTCTTGCTGCTGGATCAACCATCATGTTGATATCTTGGGCTACAAAAGTTGCTGAAGCACCTAATACTgatcttgaattctggaaatctttATTCCCT GTTGCGTTGGCGCATACAATTGGCCATGTAGCAGCAACTGTAAGCATGTCAAAAGTTGCCGTTTCTTTCACACACATAATCAAAAGTGGTGAGCCTGCGTTTAGCGTTTTAGTCTCAAGATTCATCTTGGGAGAAACGTTCCCAATCGCGGTTTACTTGTCTCTTATACCGATCATTGGTGGTTGTGGTCTTTCCGCTCTTACTGAACTCAACTTCAACATGACTG GTTTTATGGGAGCTATGATATCCAATTTGGCTTTTGTGTTTAGAAACATATTTTCGAAAAAAGGCATGAAGGGGAAGTCTGTTAGTGGAATGAACTATTATGCATGTTTATCATTGTTGTCACTTTTGATTCTTACGCCGTTTGCAATTGCTGTTGAAGGCCCAAAGATGTGGGCTGCTGGATGGCAAAATGCTATTACTGAGATCGGACCCCATTTCGTTTG GTGGGTGGCGGCCCAAAGTATCTTCTATCACTTATACAATCAAGTTTCGTATATGTCCCTTGATGAAATATCCCCGCTAACATTTAGTATTGGAAACACAATGAAACGTATATCTGTTATTGTTTCTTCTATCATCATTTTCCGTACACCCGTTCAACCAATCAATGCTCTTGGAGCTGCAATCGCTATTTTTGGAACTTTCTTGTATTCTCAG